The genomic segment AGGAGCGCACTTCGAGGACAGGAAGTAGCATGAAGGATAGCACACCTGGTGGAGCTTGAAGTAGAGGCCGCAGGCATTGCACACCGGATCTCCGCTGGCATTCCTCCGCCAGAGAGTTGTAGTGGTTGTTTGACAGTTAGTGCATTGGGTACCTGCCCGTTTGCTGACAATCTGAGGACAAACAGACAGGAGATTAGTGTTTGGGGGAGGTAGGAGTTGGGGACAGGGCCTTACAGGGCCTGAGAAGAGCTGAAGGGGTAAGGGTCATATTGAAGGAAAGGATGCCTATCTGGGATAAGAAGTTtattcacccatccatctatgtatgtgtctgttgagacagggtttctctgtgtagccctggctgtcctggaactcactctgtagaccaggctggcctccaactcagaaatctacctgcctctgcctcccaagtgctgggattaaaggcgtgcaccaccactgcccagcaagaagtttattttataatctattCGAGACTTCTTCTATCTCTAGTTTTTAGATTTTGACCACATATCAGAATGTCTTGgatggggttagagagatggctcagaggttaagagcactgactactcttccaaaggcatgagttcaaatcccagcaaccacatggtggctcacaaccatccgtaatgagagctgacgccctcttctggtgtgtctgaagatagctacagtgtacttacatataacaacaataaataaatcttaaaaaaaaaatgccaggcagtggtggtgcacacctttaatcccagcacttgggaggcagaggcaggcggatttctgagttctgagttcgaggccagcctggtctacagagtgagttccaggacagccagggctacacagagaaaccctgtctcggaaaaccaaaaaccaaaccaaaccaaaccaaaccaaaacccaaaaaaacaaaaaagaatgtcttAGAGGGACAGGGCTGTAACTCtggcactcaagagacagaggcaggaggactataGCAAATTAAAAACCAGTATACTATACatagttccaggccacccagggtTATATGACAAGGCCCCATTTCAAACCGAACCAATCAATCACTAAATCagacagcaaaacaaaagaaaagaaaacaaaggaatccTTTGGAAAGCTGTAAAAATTCCTGGCTCTGGGTGTGTAATGCTGTAGTAGAACATCTGCCTCGCATGCCTGAGAGTGCAGATGGGAGTTCCAGTTCTAGGTAGGTAGCAGCATTCCTGCATAGGAAAGGGATGGATGGTCTCCTATGGGGAAAGGATAAGGATGAGGGCAAGTATATGTGCTGGGACAAGTATGAGTTTGATGGGGTTCTTGTAGGATGGGGGAACATGGGTTCTTGTCTTGGGCAGGAACAAGTCTCCTGTCCTATCAGGCCAACCTGTGGTCTTACATACCATTCGCTTCTTGGGCCGGATGAGGGGCCGGTTCTGACCATTCATCTTGTGATACAAGCCACAGGCATTGCACAGGTAGTGACCTGTCCTGTCCCTCCGCCACAGTGGAGTAGCCGTTGCTCCACAGTTCACACACTCTCTGGCCTCNNNNNNNNNNAGAAAGGACTGGGAAAGTCAGCTCCCCCATAAGCACCGCTGGTAACAGGGAGCGATGCAGGCATTGCAGTTCCCAGGGTCAGGAGGTCTGGACTCAGCCTCTCCGTCTTCAAGGTTTCCAAGAATGTGTTGTTGCTCTTCCCTTCTGGATCTTCCAGGGCCTGGGAAGGGGCATCCTCGTGGCTGGGGCACACAGTTGAGGTAGGGTAGAGTGCCGTCTTGCCATAGGCCCAGCTAGCATAAGGTGAGCCCCCTGGGATTCCCTCCATACTGTTGAGTAATGGATACACCTGAAAGACTGTTGGAGGggtagagaagaaaaggaaagaacagcaATAAACCTTAGGTAGTCCTACTTTTACAGTGAAATGGTGTTCATCAGTCCCAACATGGTGGCTAGCTTTCTGGTCTTCTGACAATAGTCTCTTGCTACTAGGTAACTCCTGAGTTCTATGTCCCTCTGGTCACTATAGCAAGGACAATTCCCTCCATCCCTTTTTGATCCATTGAGACTGGGAAGCTACAGGTCAACTGACAAATAAGGCAGCTTCGTACACACTTCCAGCCTGTGCTTACTCCAGTATGGTGGACAGAAGAGAGGACTGGTATTCCCAGGGCAAATGGGGCAGTACACCCATCCAGAGCTTCTCACTCTTTCCAAGATGACCTCCTCATAGAACTGTGAACTAGCTAACCATCTCTATGGCAATCCTGACAACTTCCAGCCAGTGCCAAGGCAGCCACCCAGCAGTTACCTGGGGAGTGTCTGTAGGCCTCAGCTTCTCTGTAGTAGGCCAGTGCTGTGGCTGCGGCCGTATTTGCACTTGGGGAAGTGGAAGAAGATGCTGCATCCAAACCCTCAGGCCCAGAGGAAAAGAAACCCGCTGAATCTGATGTTGAGGACACCAGGGCAGAATCCACAAACTGGGGCAAGGGCTCTGAGGTCCCCAGGGCCCCTAGGCCAGGAAAATCCATGGGGACACTGGGGTTGAACCTGTGAGGACAGGAAGGATTGTAAGACACAGaaatcctctcttctctcctttctttctcttcctctgagtCTGTCACTGAGACTCTGTGTGTCTCCTTTTGGGCACTcaaattctcttcctcctctatccCTTTCCTCGCTCCCTAGGCTGTCATCTCTCTTGGGTCTCCCTCCATCGtccttttctctccatcttcccctgatctcttccccatcctcctgcttGCCCCACTTGTCTGTCTTTCCTCTACCCTCTACCACTCCCTTAGCTTGCTGCCCCCAgagtccctctccttcctctcctctccttcctcccatctccctcatctccatgtcttccttctccatcctctttttccttcctcctttcctcttttcactGTCTTGTatccccttcctctctgtttgtcccttccctctttcctcctgtccctccttttCATGTAccaatttctcttcctctttctgtgtctcctctttccttcctcctttactTTCCTTCtagccttcctctttctcctcctccagagAGCCTTCGTTTCTCTTTCTCCCATTCTTCAAGGCCTCCTCCTCTATTTCccctttttattctctcttccccttcctttctctccttctgcacAGGCAGAATGCAGGACCAAGAAGATCCCTTAGACCCCTTGACAGCTCCCTTAGGAGCTTGGGGTTCACCCTCCTGTGTTCCCCAACTTCATCCCTATCTATTGTATCTTGCCATCTGACTTTCTCAGAAACCCCGTGGTTTCCGGCtttatcccctcccccacttcactTGTGTCTGCAGACCGAGGGCCCCATTAGTTCCTCCCTATTCTATGGGGGGTCAGTACTCCTGCCCCCACACTGCTTATCTCTGCCATCCCCGCCCAACTTTTGAAATCACCCCAAAGCTACTGGCTTCCTCTGAGAAGAGTGATAGGTGGGTGGGGAGAAGGGTCTGTTTTCAGGAACCTTCAAGTCTTACCACTCccagacctcagtttccccatctgctcTATTGGAGGTGATACCTGAAGAGCTGAGCGCTGATCTTTTCCCTCTGTCTATACAGCATGGCTGTTTCTTTAGCTCTCTGTCTCCCtgggtctctccctccctgtttcctTTCAGGGATGACTGactatgtttctgtgtttttcctACCTTACTATGCTTCTAGAATTTACCTTTGAAAACAAGGATTTTATCTTTGTGTGCTTAtacagtctatctatctatctacctacctatctatctatctatctatctatctatctatctatctatcatccatccatctatctatctggaggtcggaggacaaacATGGGTGTTGGTCCTCACCATCCACTTCCTTTTTAAAGAGGGTCtcatttttttccactgtgtgtACCACAATAGGTCTGTGAGCTTCCAGCAAATCTCCTCTACCTCCCGTTTCCCCCCAAACTGTGCTAAAACCACAGATATACATCCTACCATGTCAGTATGGGTTTTGGATATCAGGTCCTTATTTAGCAAGTAATTTATCCTCAGAGCCCTCTCTCTAGACTTCTAGGGTATATCTTGCCTTCTTTTCCTGTGCGtttatgaatttgtgtgtgtatgtccccaCCGCCTTCTTTGGCTATCCATGTCTATCTTTCTCTAATATCTTTCCATCTTTATTCAtatttgtgtctctttgtgtctttctcagcttgccttctgtgtttctgtttctcttgctttctcctaGACTATGTATTCCTGAATGTCTCTCAATCTTTCCAagtctgtatctctctgtgcctcccagtgccttttcctcctatttctttttctgagacatgaaTTCTTACTATTCCTATATCCCTCAATGTGCCTTACTGCACACAGCTTGGCTGCAGGGAAAAGGAGTCAAAAGTCATGCCTCTGCCTTGATGGGCTCATGGCTCTATTTgtagggaggggtgggaggagaataCCATCTTCTCTACCCATGGGTAGATGGGAAAGCGCTGGGCCCAGGCTTGGGGACTATGCTGGGGATAAGACAGCTCCTGATTGTGTCCACCATCACCTCCTTGAGCTCAGAATCCCCACCTATTTggacagtggctgctcttcctctCGACTCTCAGTTCacctttcccctctttcctctctctcaaattctttgtctctttttccatGATTCATTCTCCCTCtgtctatttttccttcttgcttttctgtctctgcctctgtctcatttTCTGCCCAtgactctcctcctcctcatgtgatcactgttttctttctttttcttcctttcctcctttctttcttcctcttcttttctttctcccccctcagACTGTTTTATCTCCACATGTTTTAtgcctcttgctttctctctcagtGTCTCTATCTCCTGCTCCCAGTTCTCTTTTTGtgcctcttcttctctctgtgtcttactCTGTCTCAGGT from the Mastomys coucha isolate ucsf_1 chromosome X, UCSF_Mcou_1, whole genome shotgun sequence genome contains:
- the Gata1 gene encoding LOW QUALITY PROTEIN: erythroid transcription factor (The sequence of the model RefSeq protein was modified relative to this genomic sequence to represent the inferred CDS: inserted 1 base in 1 codon), whose protein sequence is MDFPGLGALGTSEPLPQFVDSALVSSTSDSAGFFSSGPEGLDAASSSTSPSANTAAATALAYYREAEAYRHSPVFQVYPLLNSMEGIPGGSPYASWAYGKTALYPTSTVCPSHEDAPSQALEDPEGKSNNTFLETLKTERLSPDLLTLGTAMPASLPVTSGAYGGADFPSPFXXXXEARECVNCGATATPLWRRDRTGHYLCNACGLYHKMNGQNRPLIRPKKRMIVSKRAGTQCTNCQTTTTTLWRRNASGDPVCNACGLYFKLHQVNRPLTMRKDGIQTRNRKASGKGKKKRGSSLAGAGAGAGVGAAEGPAGGFMVVAGSSSSGNCGEVASGLTLGTAGPAHLYQGLGPVVLSGPVSHLMPFPGPLLGSPTTSFPTGPVPTTNSTSVVAPLSS